A stretch of the Thiomicrospira pelophila DSM 1534 genome encodes the following:
- the ribBA gene encoding bifunctional 3,4-dihydroxy-2-butanone-4-phosphate synthase/GTP cyclohydrolase II has protein sequence MQLSSIEEILEDYRQGKMVILMDDEDRENEGDLLIPASTVAASDINFMARYGRGLICLTLTKERCQQLHLPLMVRDNQDPHGTNFTVSIEAAQGVSTGISASDRAVTIQAAVKADATPSDIITPGHIFPLMAQPGGVLTRAGHTEAGCDLARLAGFEPASVIVEIMNEDGTMARRDDLEAFAEQHELKLGTIADLIEYRLKNEKTVERVSECALPTEFGEFKLIAYEDALDHKAHFALVYGKIDPTQPTLVRVHMQDTLCDLLGAQRQECGWPLRSAMAQVAQAGSGVIVLLRKHEEASELLDRIAHYQLSDRGINVPEAVAEDDAKTFGLGAQILADLELKQLRVIGSAWKLNALSGFGLEVTEYIEKQG, from the coding sequence ATGCAGTTAAGTTCGATAGAAGAAATTTTAGAAGATTATCGCCAAGGTAAAATGGTGATTCTAATGGATGATGAAGACCGCGAAAATGAAGGTGACTTGCTGATTCCGGCTTCGACTGTAGCGGCCAGCGATATTAACTTTATGGCGCGTTATGGGCGCGGTTTGATTTGTCTGACCTTAACTAAAGAACGTTGTCAGCAACTGCATTTGCCCTTAATGGTGCGTGATAATCAAGACCCGCATGGCACCAACTTTACGGTTTCAATTGAAGCCGCTCAAGGTGTTTCAACTGGTATTTCGGCTTCAGATCGTGCGGTTACGATTCAAGCGGCCGTTAAAGCGGATGCCACCCCGAGTGACATTATTACTCCTGGCCATATTTTCCCACTCATGGCCCAGCCGGGTGGTGTCTTAACGCGTGCCGGTCATACCGAAGCAGGTTGTGATTTAGCCCGTTTGGCGGGGTTTGAACCGGCATCTGTTATTGTCGAAATTATGAATGAAGATGGCACCATGGCGCGTCGTGATGACCTGGAAGCGTTCGCTGAACAACATGAATTAAAATTAGGCACCATTGCGGATCTAATTGAATATCGCTTAAAGAATGAAAAGACGGTTGAACGTGTATCGGAATGTGCCTTGCCGACTGAGTTTGGTGAGTTTAAGTTGATTGCTTATGAAGACGCGTTAGACCATAAAGCGCATTTTGCGTTGGTGTACGGCAAAATCGATCCTACACAACCGACTTTAGTGCGAGTCCATATGCAGGATACGCTGTGTGATTTACTGGGCGCTCAACGCCAAGAGTGCGGCTGGCCTTTACGCTCAGCGATGGCGCAAGTTGCGCAAGCGGGGTCGGGCGTGATTGTGTTATTACGCAAACACGAAGAAGCCAGCGAGCTATTAGACAGAATTGCACATTATCAGTTGTCGGATCGTGGTATCAACGTACCTGAAGCCGTAGCCGAAGATGACGCCAAAACCTTTGGTTTGGGCGCACAGATTTTAGCGGATTTAGAGCTTAAACAGTTACGCGTGATTGGTTCAGCTTGGAAGTTAAACGCATTAAGTGGTTTTGGTTTAGAAGTGACCGAATATATTGAAAAACAAGGATAA
- the nusB gene encoding transcription antitermination factor NusB: protein MNDPKELADLIKQPSQEIEEQEAQASPRTQARRVALQALYQWQVNQEEVYLIEKQFFEDGQLSNLDREWFRELLAQVSAQAEQLDEAYVQFIDRSAKLINPVERTILRMATYELQTQMQIPYKVVINEAVELTKRFGAEDAHKYINGVLDKVAKKLRPVEFSV from the coding sequence ATGAACGATCCAAAAGAACTGGCGGACTTAATTAAGCAACCGTCACAAGAAATCGAAGAACAAGAAGCGCAGGCCAGCCCACGTACTCAAGCACGTCGTGTGGCTTTACAGGCGTTGTATCAATGGCAGGTGAACCAAGAAGAGGTTTATCTGATTGAAAAGCAGTTTTTTGAAGATGGACAGCTGTCTAATTTAGATCGTGAATGGTTTAGAGAGCTATTGGCACAGGTTTCAGCACAAGCCGAGCAGTTGGACGAGGCATATGTGCAATTTATTGATCGCTCCGCTAAGCTAATCAATCCAGTCGAGCGCACGATTTTACGTATGGCAACTTATGAACTGCAAACTCAAATGCAAATTCCTTATAAAGTTGTGATCAATGAAGCTGTCGAGTTAACTAAACGTTTTGGGGCTGAAGACGCGCATAAATATATCAATGGTGTGCTGGACAAGGTCGCCAAAAAACTGCGCCCAGTCGAATTTTCAGTTTAA
- the ribH gene encoding 6,7-dimethyl-8-ribityllumazine synthase has protein sequence MKVITGNVTAQDMKIGLLVGRFNSFVVDHLVQGAVDAVVRHGGSADLIEQVYVPGAFEMPIAAQKMAASGKYDAIVALGAVIRGGTPHFEYVAGECTKGLSQVMLNHNIPVAFGVLTVDSIEQAIERAGTKAGNKGAEAALSAIEMVNVLKQI, from the coding sequence ATGAAAGTGATTACCGGAAATGTAACCGCACAAGATATGAAAATTGGACTATTAGTGGGGCGTTTCAATAGCTTCGTGGTGGACCATCTGGTACAGGGTGCGGTGGATGCGGTTGTGCGTCACGGTGGTAGCGCGGATTTGATTGAGCAAGTGTATGTACCTGGCGCGTTTGAAATGCCGATTGCCGCGCAAAAAATGGCGGCGTCTGGCAAGTATGATGCCATTGTTGCACTAGGTGCGGTGATTCGTGGTGGTACGCCACACTTTGAATATGTGGCCGGTGAGTGCACTAAAGGCTTAAGCCAAGTCATGTTAAATCATAATATTCCGGTGGCATTTGGCGTGTTAACCGTCGATTCAATTGAGCAAGCGATTGAACGTGCTGGCACTAAAGCGGGTAACAAGGGAGCAGAAGCCGCGCTATCTGCAATTGAAATGGTTAATGTACTGAAGCAGATTTAA